One genomic segment of Synechocystis sp. LKSZ1 includes these proteins:
- a CDS encoding helicase C-terminal domain-containing protein — translation MALLEAQIHDVIKQWLRQATSPPWPHALTLGRLISRALRLKRSALLQTGSLPHRYSCSYLLPCLLNPEAIHLVVTPARRELLQTKELPQLQAWLAEHTSFSSPYHLPTLLTPAEWFAQAAQWTGQNNQLTLIEQADDLEDWARDYFTVEIRPEDWQKWQGQFPHLESALITCYEALKQSLLARPDNPHNCYFLTPEDLACLRQSLALLLSQPVSLPKVQALAPFWQENPEQSLLWASLDRSQGQVTLHLSPLELASYLRPYWPPRQAPLILLGSFLDPERSATTYRQTLGLPDLLCLKFSPQRQTESIRVYLPDALPLPNTPEFQPRVFGQIQDLLHQAAPSQPTVILLDDVPLKAQLASQLAAEFGSRVKVENFPFPANGILISSWSAWLVAQDQRQPQLLILATLPLPSPEHPLVAHRISYCKRHHQDWFRGYLLPTALRALQQAVLPLREGQGTLAILDHRVNSRSYGREILRALEPYGRCSYLDPTDLGEFPSLG, via the coding sequence ATGGCACTGCTAGAGGCTCAAATCCACGACGTCATCAAACAATGGCTCAGGCAAGCCACGTCCCCTCCCTGGCCCCATGCCCTGACCCTCGGTCGTTTGATTTCTCGGGCCCTCCGCCTTAAACGCTCAGCGCTACTCCAAACCGGCAGTTTACCCCACCGTTATAGTTGCAGTTATCTCCTACCTTGTTTGCTCAATCCTGAAGCCATTCATCTCGTCGTTACGCCGGCCCGTCGAGAGCTGCTACAAACCAAAGAACTGCCGCAACTCCAGGCCTGGTTAGCGGAGCACACCTCTTTTTCTTCCCCCTATCATTTGCCCACCCTGCTCACGCCTGCTGAATGGTTCGCCCAGGCGGCCCAGTGGACGGGCCAGAATAATCAATTAACCTTGATTGAACAGGCCGATGACCTTGAAGATTGGGCCAGAGACTATTTCACTGTCGAGATACGACCGGAGGATTGGCAGAAATGGCAAGGCCAATTCCCCCACCTGGAGAGTGCGCTAATAACCTGCTATGAAGCTCTTAAACAATCCCTGCTGGCGCGGCCCGACAATCCCCATAACTGTTATTTTCTAACCCCAGAAGATCTAGCCTGCCTCCGTCAGAGTCTAGCACTCCTTTTGTCCCAACCTGTCTCCCTACCAAAAGTCCAGGCCTTAGCCCCGTTTTGGCAGGAAAATCCAGAGCAATCTTTGTTGTGGGCCAGCCTCGACCGTTCCCAGGGCCAGGTCACTTTGCACCTCAGCCCCCTGGAATTGGCGTCCTATCTCCGCCCCTACTGGCCGCCCCGCCAGGCCCCCTTGATTCTACTGGGGAGTTTCCTGGATCCTGAGCGTTCCGCCACAACCTACCGTCAGACCCTCGGCCTCCCCGACCTCCTCTGCCTGAAATTTTCACCCCAGCGTCAAACCGAATCGATCCGCGTTTATCTGCCCGACGCTTTGCCTCTGCCCAATACACCAGAATTTCAACCCAGGGTGTTTGGCCAAATCCAGGACCTACTCCACCAGGCTGCACCCTCCCAACCAACGGTAATTTTGTTAGATGATGTCCCCCTTAAGGCCCAACTAGCCAGTCAGTTAGCAGCGGAGTTTGGCTCTCGGGTGAAGGTTGAGAACTTCCCCTTCCCAGCCAACGGTATTTTGATCAGTAGTTGGTCGGCTTGGCTAGTCGCCCAAGACCAACGTCAGCCCCAGCTATTGATTTTGGCGACCCTCCCCCTGCCGTCCCCCGAGCATCCTCTCGTGGCCCATCGCATTAGCTACTGTAAGCGTCATCACCAAGATTGGTTTCGGGGCTATCTTCTCCCGACGGCCCTGCGGGCTTTACAACAAGCGGTCTTACCCTTGCGAGAGGGGCAGGGAACCCTGGCAATTTTGGATCATCGGGTTAATTCCCGGAGCTATGGCCGGGAAATTCTGAGGGCCTTAGAACCCTATGGCCGCTGTAGTTATCTCGATCCAACGGATTTAGGAGAATTCCCCTCGTTGGGTTAG
- a CDS encoding thioredoxin family protein yields the protein MFMNRVRNLVLALMAVILSGAIYFGFQTQGSATSLEAQSQQAIPLEVALSNGKPTLTEFYADWCTSCQTMAKDLAVIKRKYADQVNFAMLNVDNSKWLPEVLRYRVDGIPHFVFLNEAGEAIAQAIGEQPRTILEANLAALLQGLALPYARATGQVSALEAGFRPSPVADPRGHGG from the coding sequence GTGTTTATGAATCGAGTTAGAAACCTAGTGCTGGCCCTGATGGCAGTTATCTTGAGTGGCGCTATCTATTTCGGTTTTCAAACCCAGGGCAGTGCCACCTCCCTAGAGGCACAGTCCCAGCAGGCCATTCCCCTAGAGGTTGCGTTAAGTAATGGTAAACCGACGCTGACGGAATTTTATGCAGACTGGTGTACTAGCTGTCAGACCATGGCCAAGGACTTAGCCGTAATTAAACGAAAATATGCTGACCAGGTGAACTTCGCCATGCTGAATGTAGACAACAGCAAATGGTTGCCCGAAGTTTTGCGCTATCGGGTCGATGGTATTCCCCATTTTGTGTTTTTAAATGAAGCCGGGGAGGCCATTGCTCAGGCGATTGGTGAGCAACCCCGCACGATCCTAGAGGCTAATCTAGCGGCCCTATTACAGGGCCTGGCATTGCCCTACGCCCGGGCAACGGGTCAAGTCTCGGCCCTAGAAGCGGGCTTTCGTCCCAGTCCGGTGGCCGATCCTCGTGGCCATGGGGGTTAG
- the map gene encoding type I methionyl aminopeptidase, which translates to MNILSQLFAPPVSPRTAPSPKPSQRNKSRRGVVIKSAEEIAIMRRSAAIVATVLKEIEAMVEPGMSTGDLDVYAERRIREMGATPSFKGYHGFPGSICTCINAEVVHGIPSHRKKIRAGDVLKVDTGACFQGYHGDSCITIPVGKVSAKAERLIRVAEEALFEGIQQVKAGKDLMALAGAIEDYVKKHGYSVVEEFTGHGVGRNLHEDPHVFNVRTRDLPNVQLKAGMTLAIEPIINAGSRYTRTLRDRWTVVTVDNALSAQFEHTVLVTATGYEILTDRTKV; encoded by the coding sequence ATGAATATTCTCTCTCAGTTGTTTGCCCCCCCGGTTTCTCCAAGGACAGCCCCCAGTCCTAAACCCTCCCAACGGAACAAAAGCCGTCGGGGAGTGGTGATCAAGTCAGCGGAGGAGATTGCGATTATGCGTCGATCTGCGGCCATTGTTGCCACCGTCCTGAAGGAAATTGAGGCCATGGTCGAGCCGGGCATGAGCACGGGAGACTTGGATGTTTACGCCGAGAGGCGGATCCGGGAAATGGGAGCAACGCCAAGTTTTAAGGGGTATCATGGTTTTCCTGGTTCCATCTGCACCTGTATTAACGCAGAGGTGGTTCATGGCATTCCCAGTCACCGCAAAAAAATCCGGGCGGGGGATGTTCTAAAAGTAGATACTGGGGCCTGTTTCCAGGGTTATCATGGCGACTCCTGTATTACCATTCCCGTGGGTAAGGTCTCCGCCAAGGCCGAACGCTTAATCCGAGTGGCAGAGGAAGCCCTGTTTGAAGGAATTCAACAGGTGAAAGCAGGTAAAGATTTGATGGCCCTGGCCGGAGCCATCGAAGACTATGTGAAAAAGCACGGCTATAGCGTGGTAGAGGAATTTACCGGCCATGGGGTCGGGCGTAATCTCCATGAAGACCCCCACGTTTTCAATGTCCGCACTCGGGATTTACCCAATGTACAACTTAAGGCGGGCATGACCCTGGCCATTGAACCGATTATTAATGCAGGTTCCCGCTACACCCGTACCCTGCGAGACCGTTGGACGGTGGTAACTGTAGATAATGCCCTGTCGGCTCAGTTTGAACATACGGTTTTGGTAACGGCGACGGGCTATGAAATTTTGACGGATAGAACCAAAGTCTAA
- a CDS encoding Bax inhibitor-1 family protein, giving the protein MSNTSNFRQAMREAQTQSLVGPNVISNALPFLGGGLVLTAVGTYGGLGMLASNPGLFMMTFWGALIGNFILFFVARNVAENGNNSVALPLLAVYSLLSGYTLSGIVAVALGTSGVGIQGIGIAALACGVTFVVARSVGSNLGDKDGLALAQTVQLGIIALLVVLVLQIVLQFFGVYTPSWLEIGISGVGVFLFAGASVVDFYILPRTYNDRQYLPAALSMYLTYINLFIFILRLLIALNGRD; this is encoded by the coding sequence ATGAGTAATACCAGTAACTTCCGGCAGGCCATGCGGGAAGCCCAAACCCAGTCCCTGGTGGGCCCTAATGTGATTTCCAATGCCCTCCCCTTCCTGGGCGGTGGCCTGGTTTTGACCGCTGTTGGCACTTACGGTGGCCTGGGAATGCTGGCCAGTAACCCCGGTCTGTTCATGATGACCTTTTGGGGGGCTCTAATCGGGAATTTCATCCTTTTCTTTGTTGCCCGCAACGTTGCGGAGAACGGCAATAATAGCGTGGCTTTACCGCTCCTCGCCGTTTACAGCCTACTATCTGGCTATACCTTGAGCGGAATTGTTGCCGTAGCCCTGGGGACTTCTGGGGTCGGCATTCAAGGTATTGGCATTGCGGCCCTTGCCTGTGGGGTTACTTTTGTGGTGGCCCGGAGTGTCGGCTCTAATTTAGGCGATAAAGATGGCCTGGCCCTGGCCCAAACGGTTCAGTTGGGGATTATTGCCCTACTGGTGGTTTTGGTTCTGCAAATTGTCTTGCAATTCTTTGGGGTCTATACGCCTAGCTGGCTAGAAATCGGTATTTCTGGTGTGGGCGTATTCCTGTTTGCGGGGGCTTCGGTGGTGGATTTTTATATTCTGCCCCGTACCTACAATGACCGCCAATATTTACCGGCGGCCCTGTCCATGTACCTGACCTATATCAACCTCTTCATTTTCATTCTGCGCCTACTGATTGCTCTTAACGGCCGCGACTAG
- a CDS encoding saccharopine dehydrogenase family protein produces MTRVMIVGAGGVGNVVAHKCAAQNDFSEILLASRTQAKCDQIAARIGSPKLKTAALDADQVSNTVKLLRDFQPELLINVALPYQDLALMDACLEAGVHYLDTANYEPPDVAKFEYHWQWAYQDKFQQAGLTAILGCGFDPGVTGVFTAHALKHHFDEIHYLDIVDCNAGSHGQSFATNFNPEINIREITQKGRYYENGQWVEIDPLSIHRPIPYPEIGNRESYLLYHEELESLAKNIPGLKRARFWMTFSEAYITHLRVLEAVGMTRIDEVEFQGQKIVPLQFLKAVLPEPASLAENYSGQTSIGCHIQGLKDGQPKTYYVYNNCDHAECYREVGSQAISYTTGVPAVIGALMVVRGLWKKPGVFNVEECDPDPFMALLGPLGLPWHEVINQPSPFEYP; encoded by the coding sequence ATGACCAGAGTCATGATTGTAGGAGCTGGGGGTGTCGGCAATGTTGTGGCCCACAAATGCGCCGCCCAGAACGACTTTAGCGAAATTTTGTTGGCGAGTCGTACCCAGGCCAAGTGCGACCAAATCGCCGCTCGTATCGGTTCTCCTAAACTTAAAACAGCGGCCCTTGACGCAGACCAAGTCAGTAATACCGTCAAATTACTGCGGGACTTTCAGCCAGAACTCTTAATTAATGTGGCCCTGCCTTACCAGGACTTGGCCTTGATGGATGCCTGTCTAGAAGCTGGGGTCCACTACCTCGACACCGCCAACTACGAACCCCCCGATGTGGCCAAGTTTGAATACCATTGGCAATGGGCCTACCAAGATAAATTTCAGCAAGCGGGCCTGACGGCTATACTGGGTTGTGGCTTTGACCCAGGCGTTACCGGCGTCTTTACGGCCCATGCCCTGAAGCACCATTTTGACGAAATTCACTACCTCGACATCGTGGATTGCAACGCGGGTAGCCATGGCCAGTCCTTTGCTACCAACTTCAACCCCGAAATCAATATCCGCGAAATTACCCAAAAGGGCCGCTACTACGAAAATGGCCAATGGGTTGAGATTGATCCCCTTTCCATTCATCGTCCCATTCCCTACCCTGAAATTGGGAACCGGGAATCCTACCTGCTTTACCACGAAGAACTGGAATCCCTAGCGAAAAATATCCCTGGTCTAAAACGGGCTCGTTTTTGGATGACCTTCTCCGAGGCCTACATTACCCATCTGCGCGTTCTTGAGGCCGTGGGCATGACCCGCATTGACGAAGTCGAATTCCAGGGCCAAAAAATCGTTCCCCTGCAATTCCTCAAAGCTGTTTTACCGGAACCGGCTTCTTTAGCTGAAAATTATTCTGGCCAGACTTCCATCGGTTGCCATATCCAAGGCCTCAAAGATGGCCAACCCAAGACCTACTACGTCTACAATAACTGCGACCATGCAGAATGTTACCGAGAAGTGGGTTCCCAGGCCATTTCCTACACCACTGGCGTACCGGCAGTGATTGGGGCCTTGATGGTAGTGCGGGGCCTGTGGAAAAAACCGGGAGTCTTTAATGTAGAAGAATGCGACCCGGATCCCTTCATGGCGTTGCTAGGCCCTCTAGGGTTGCCCTGGCATGAGGTGATCAATCAGCCGTCTCCCTTTGAGTACCCTTAA
- the pyrF gene encoding orotidine-5'-phosphate decarboxylase, with translation MTSDRIIVPLDVPNLEAAITLLNALPEVSFWKVGLELFVSTGPQILEILKERDKRIFLDLKFHDIPNTVMRACRAASRYQVDLLTIHATVGRSALKLAAEALAQSQSSTQLIAITLLTSLISRDLAFDLKIPLELPDYILQMALMAQESGLQGAVCSPQEVGQLRQACRPDFLLVCPGVRPLGSQTGDQARVMTPRKALAAGADYLVIGRPITAAPSPQQAWEMICQELG, from the coding sequence ATGACCTCTGACCGTATTATTGTTCCCCTAGATGTCCCCAATCTGGAAGCGGCCATTACTCTGCTCAATGCCTTGCCGGAGGTCAGCTTTTGGAAAGTTGGACTAGAGCTTTTTGTCAGTACCGGGCCACAGATTTTAGAAATTTTAAAAGAGCGAGACAAGCGGATTTTTTTAGACCTCAAATTCCACGATATTCCCAACACTGTGATGCGGGCCTGCCGGGCGGCCAGTCGTTACCAAGTGGATTTACTAACCATCCATGCCACGGTGGGCCGCAGTGCCCTCAAGTTAGCGGCAGAGGCCCTGGCTCAAAGCCAATCCTCCACCCAATTAATTGCCATCACCCTGCTCACTAGCCTAATTTCTCGGGATCTGGCCTTTGACTTAAAGATCCCCCTAGAACTTCCAGACTATATTCTCCAAATGGCCCTGATGGCCCAGGAATCCGGCCTGCAAGGCGCGGTGTGTTCTCCCCAGGAAGTGGGACAACTACGCCAGGCCTGTCGTCCCGACTTTCTTTTGGTTTGTCCTGGTGTACGGCCACTGGGTAGCCAAACGGGCGACCAAGCCCGGGTGATGACCCCTAGAAAGGCCCTGGCGGCCGGGGCCGATTACCTGGTGATTGGTCGTCCTATTACTGCGGCCCCTTCGCCCCAACAAGCATGGGAAATGATTTGCCAGGAACTCGGTTAA
- a CDS encoding phage holin family protein — translation MNPLGLLVAWLVTSVSLFIISKLPTGVEISSFKKALISALVFGLLNAFVRPVLAFFAFPLTFLTFGLFSVVINAAIFGLAAFLVDGFSLRWGFWSALMGALLLGFINSLIYRLF, via the coding sequence ATGAATCCTTTAGGACTTTTAGTGGCCTGGCTTGTGACCTCCGTTAGCCTTTTCATCATTTCCAAGCTACCGACGGGGGTAGAAATTAGTAGCTTCAAGAAAGCGCTGATCTCCGCGCTAGTTTTTGGTCTACTCAATGCCTTTGTACGGCCCGTTCTCGCCTTTTTTGCCTTTCCCCTCACTTTTTTAACCTTTGGCCTCTTTTCTGTGGTCATTAATGCCGCTATTTTTGGCCTGGCAGCCTTTCTGGTGGATGGCTTCTCCCTTCGCTGGGGATTTTGGAGTGCCTTGATGGGAGCCCTACTGCTGGGCTTTATCAATTCCTTGATCTATCGACTCTTTTAA
- a CDS encoding DUF4336 domain-containing protein produces MAGNSALSPASSSQPQQDWSWPFWYLVPIYPYGQKRTLRQEVVPDWIWTFEQLQGIFYVVVPIRMTVVRLEDGGLLVYAPVAPTLECRRLLQELIDRYGKIKYIILPTISGLEHKVFVGPFARHFPQALVYTAPGQWSFPLNLPLAWLGFPSRRTQTLPADPSQAPFFAEFDYRILGPLDLRLGQFGEVAFFHRPTQTLLVTDSLISIPEDPPAILQLDPYPLLFHAKDTGPATITDTPSQRQKGWQRICLFALYFQASTLQIPHWGQVFQEAGQAPERRAKNYFGLYPFQWKTHWPETFQRLRGEGQLRVAPILRELILNRYPQTTLAWVEQISQWPVERLIPCHFAAPLAVTPTDIRQAFAFLEQQLSVDKQRLVQDPWPLPEEDLQTLRRIDHWLTRYRITPDPYRASSPTLGKT; encoded by the coding sequence ATGGCGGGAAATTCTGCGTTATCTCCAGCGTCCTCCTCCCAACCCCAACAGGATTGGTCATGGCCTTTTTGGTATCTGGTTCCCATTTATCCCTACGGTCAGAAGCGAACCCTACGGCAGGAAGTAGTGCCGGATTGGATCTGGACCTTTGAGCAACTCCAGGGCATTTTTTATGTGGTGGTGCCGATTCGGATGACAGTGGTACGTCTGGAAGATGGGGGCCTGTTGGTGTATGCCCCCGTGGCTCCGACCCTCGAATGCCGACGCTTACTCCAGGAATTGATTGACCGCTACGGTAAGATCAAGTACATTATCTTGCCGACCATTTCGGGCCTAGAACATAAGGTTTTTGTTGGCCCTTTTGCCCGGCATTTTCCCCAGGCTCTAGTCTACACGGCACCGGGCCAGTGGAGCTTTCCCCTGAATTTACCCCTGGCCTGGCTCGGCTTTCCCTCCCGTCGCACCCAAACACTGCCCGCCGATCCCAGCCAGGCCCCCTTTTTTGCGGAATTTGACTACCGTATTCTCGGCCCGCTGGATTTACGCCTTGGCCAATTTGGGGAAGTGGCATTTTTTCACCGGCCAACTCAGACGCTGTTGGTCACCGATAGCCTGATTTCGATTCCTGAAGATCCCCCAGCTATACTTCAGCTCGATCCCTATCCCCTGTTGTTCCATGCCAAGGATACTGGGCCAGCTACTATCACAGATACACCGAGTCAGCGCCAAAAGGGATGGCAACGGATCTGTCTCTTTGCTCTATATTTCCAAGCTAGTACGCTCCAGATACCCCATTGGGGACAGGTGTTCCAAGAAGCAGGACAGGCCCCGGAACGCCGAGCCAAAAATTATTTTGGCCTGTATCCTTTTCAGTGGAAAACCCATTGGCCAGAAACCTTTCAGCGCCTGCGGGGAGAGGGCCAGTTACGGGTAGCCCCCATTTTACGGGAGTTAATTCTAAATCGCTATCCCCAAACCACCTTGGCCTGGGTTGAACAAATCAGTCAATGGCCGGTAGAGCGTCTAATTCCCTGTCATTTTGCGGCCCCTTTGGCAGTAACCCCGACGGATATCCGTCAGGCCTTTGCGTTTCTCGAACAGCAATTATCCGTTGATAAACAGCGCCTTGTTCAAGACCCTTGGCCCCTACCAGAAGAAGACCTGCAAACCCTGCGCCGCATCGATCATTGGCTCACCCGCTATCGGATTACCCCAGATCCCTATCGAGCTTCCTCGCCAACGCTTGGCAAAACGTGA
- a CDS encoding metal-binding protein, whose amino-acid sequence MPSGKTHDRITWALFPAVVTGGYVLTQRWHLGGLAGISTLFAGLMFGPDLDIHSVQYRRWGYLRWLWLPYRRLFRHRSLWSHGLMVGTGLRLLYLGLFIGLGLGPLLAVVALAWPSLGMLLQQGLAKIFVALQQHPEELIALVLGLEIGAMGHTLSDVLVSRYRRQFRRKRKTHRPR is encoded by the coding sequence ATGCCGTCGGGAAAAACCCATGACCGAATTACCTGGGCCTTATTTCCTGCCGTTGTTACTGGTGGTTACGTCCTGACTCAGCGTTGGCACCTAGGGGGCCTTGCTGGTATTAGTACCTTATTTGCCGGACTGATGTTTGGGCCAGATCTGGATATTCATTCGGTGCAGTATAGACGTTGGGGTTATCTCCGCTGGCTTTGGCTTCCCTACCGTCGACTGTTCCGCCACCGCTCCTTGTGGTCCCATGGCCTGATGGTGGGCACGGGACTCCGTCTGCTTTACCTGGGCTTGTTTATAGGCCTGGGATTAGGCCCACTCCTTGCCGTTGTTGCCTTGGCTTGGCCTTCTCTAGGAATGTTACTCCAGCAGGGTTTGGCAAAAATTTTTGTGGCCCTCCAGCAACACCCCGAAGAACTCATTGCGCTGGTGCTGGGGCTAGAAATTGGAGCCATGGGCCATACTCTCAGTGATGTTTTAGTCAGTCGTTACCGCCGCCAATTCCGACGAAAACGAAAAACCCACCGACCACGCTAA
- a CDS encoding glutaredoxin, whose translation MEAIRQHLTDSAVSAKVYRMALPGHDCPWGLKAVNLLQEQGIPFEDIKLTSQEEVVQFKAQYQVVTTPQIFFGETRIGGYADLAQLLQVNPEKAEYSYTPVIALFSTAGLMALSTSLGVTGFMGISLSMLASLKLMDIEAFAKSFEKYDLITQQCKPYGKAYPFLELLLGLGYLSGIVPLATGIASLLVGLSGTVSVFKAVYMDKLALNCACVGGNSKAPLGLVSFSENAIMALMGASLIFSSLGIQELNVGQANHLYRDYAIEWAGVNHR comes from the coding sequence ATGGAAGCAATTCGTCAACATTTAACCGATAGTGCTGTCTCGGCCAAGGTATACCGCATGGCCCTGCCCGGCCACGACTGTCCTTGGGGCCTGAAAGCAGTTAATTTATTACAAGAACAGGGAATTCCCTTTGAGGATATTAAGCTAACCTCCCAGGAAGAAGTTGTGCAATTTAAGGCCCAATATCAGGTAGTCACCACGCCGCAAATCTTCTTCGGCGAGACCAGAATTGGAGGCTATGCCGACCTGGCCCAACTATTACAGGTCAATCCCGAAAAAGCAGAGTATTCCTATACGCCAGTTATTGCCCTCTTTTCAACGGCGGGGCTCATGGCCCTGTCCACATCTTTGGGGGTGACGGGTTTCATGGGGATTTCCCTTTCGATGCTGGCATCCTTAAAGTTGATGGATATTGAGGCCTTTGCCAAGAGCTTTGAGAAATATGATCTGATTACCCAGCAATGCAAGCCCTACGGCAAGGCCTATCCTTTCCTTGAATTGCTATTGGGTTTAGGCTATCTATCGGGAATTGTTCCCTTGGCCACAGGGATTGCTTCCTTACTCGTGGGCCTCAGCGGTACCGTATCAGTGTTTAAGGCGGTCTATATGGATAAACTGGCTTTAAATTGTGCCTGCGTTGGTGGTAATTCCAAGGCTCCCCTAGGCTTAGTCAGCTTTTCTGAAAATGCCATCATGGCCCTGATGGGAGCCAGCTTGATTTTTTCTTCCCTGGGAATTCAGGAACTTAACGTAGGGCAAGCCAATCATCTCTATCGAGACTACGCTATTGAGTGGGCCGGGGTTAACCACCGCTAG
- a CDS encoding heavy metal-responsive transcriptional regulator has product MVTLLKIGEIAKKTGVSVGTLRYYESLQLLSPLERGENNYRYYGPETIQQVEFIKKAQSLGFSLEEARQILAVKQSGEPPCELVKQLLAQKITELDLKIHQMTVFKAELENYATEWLAIASQNSDVQNAVCPLIASVLG; this is encoded by the coding sequence ATGGTTACGCTCTTAAAAATTGGAGAGATCGCTAAAAAAACCGGTGTTTCCGTCGGCACCCTGCGCTACTACGAATCGTTGCAACTGTTGTCCCCCCTGGAGCGTGGGGAGAATAACTACCGCTACTATGGCCCTGAAACAATCCAACAAGTGGAATTTATTAAAAAAGCGCAATCCCTCGGCTTTTCTCTAGAGGAGGCCCGACAAATCCTAGCAGTGAAACAAAGTGGAGAACCGCCCTGTGAATTGGTTAAACAGTTATTGGCTCAGAAGATTACAGAGCTTGATCTCAAAATCCATCAGATGACTGTCTTTAAAGCTGAGTTGGAAAACTACGCAACTGAATGGCTGGCTATTGCAAGTCAGAACTCAGACGTCCAAAATGCCGTCTGTCCTTTAATCGCCTCCGTACTTGGATAG
- a CDS encoding phycobiliprotein lyase, whose amino-acid sequence MELQAYLASWQGKWFSQRTHYNFQQQQAENHKSELAIEVLTELEPDFQAALEQHQIPVTEAPLAVKVNWDTSVDWGKPKQTGGLVYVFVPTEQSGQGTLLRLALGPVKGQALQGKYVLAPDESLSLWLQDQETRIEERLWFASPNLRLRTCLIQQGGQFSYSAFYSEIRKLSSPTQ is encoded by the coding sequence ATGGAACTCCAAGCATACCTAGCATCCTGGCAAGGCAAATGGTTCTCCCAACGCACCCACTACAATTTTCAGCAACAGCAGGCAGAAAATCATAAATCCGAATTGGCCATTGAGGTTCTAACTGAGCTTGAACCTGACTTCCAAGCGGCCCTAGAACAACATCAGATCCCGGTGACAGAAGCCCCATTGGCCGTTAAAGTGAACTGGGATACCTCAGTCGATTGGGGAAAACCAAAGCAAACGGGAGGCCTCGTCTATGTTTTTGTGCCTACAGAACAATCGGGCCAAGGAACGCTCCTACGCCTGGCCCTTGGGCCAGTTAAGGGCCAGGCCCTGCAGGGAAAATATGTTTTGGCCCCCGATGAAAGTTTATCCCTCTGGCTCCAGGATCAAGAGACTCGTATTGAAGAACGGTTGTGGTTTGCGAGCCCGAATCTCCGGCTCCGCACCTGTTTGATTCAACAAGGGGGCCAATTTAGCTATAGTGCGTTTTATTCGGAAATCCGTAAGCTATCCTCTCCGACTCAATAA
- a CDS encoding HEAT repeat domain-containing protein, whose protein sequence is MNPLTLEQIATQLDSPNSKDRMIALASLRPYSGEEAVPLIKKVLNDEILQVRSMAVFALGIKQTEECYPILVQLLETDPDYGIRADAAGALGYLADNRALEPLSRAFYEDTEWLVRFSAAVSLGNLQDIRAKEVLLAALESEETVLQQAAIAALGEIRAVDTVEAILKFASSDDWLIRQRLAEALGNLPTDQSRSALRFLAKDEHPQVSQAATLSLERLEMP, encoded by the coding sequence ATGAATCCCCTGACCCTAGAGCAAATTGCCACTCAGCTAGATAGTCCCAATTCCAAAGACCGGATGATTGCCCTGGCCTCGCTCCGGCCCTATTCTGGCGAAGAAGCTGTGCCCCTAATTAAAAAAGTCCTCAACGATGAAATTCTACAAGTCCGTTCCATGGCGGTTTTTGCCCTAGGGATTAAGCAAACGGAAGAGTGCTATCCCATCTTGGTTCAACTACTCGAAACCGATCCTGACTACGGCATCCGGGCCGATGCGGCTGGGGCCTTGGGTTACCTCGCTGACAATCGGGCCCTCGAACCCCTCAGCCGAGCTTTCTATGAAGATACGGAATGGCTGGTACGCTTTAGTGCCGCCGTTTCCCTAGGCAATCTCCAGGATATCCGAGCTAAAGAGGTACTCCTAGCGGCCCTGGAAAGCGAAGAAACCGTTCTCCAGCAAGCGGCCATTGCTGCCCTAGGGGAAATTCGGGCTGTTGATACCGTAGAAGCCATTTTAAAATTTGCTAGTTCTGACGATTGGTTGATTCGTCAACGTCTGGCGGAGGCCCTGGGTAACCTCCCCACTGACCAAAGCCGCTCCGCCCTCCGCTTTCTCGCCAAGGATGAACATCCCCAAGTTAGCCAAGCGGCGACCCTTTCCCTGGAACGCCTCGAAATGCCCTAA